The following proteins come from a genomic window of Limosilactobacillus reuteri:
- a CDS encoding transcriptional regulator, whose amino-acid sequence MRIDIKHYLEVNHLTIYQVSKRSGYGYTTLHKSFNKPQSSSTSLNLRDLDALARTQDKSMWEVLKELEEHYLE is encoded by the coding sequence ATGCGGATCGACATCAAACATTATTTGGAAGTTAACCACTTGACCATTTATCAAGTTTCCAAGCGTTCCGGTTACGGCTACACGACTTTACACAAATCGTTTAACAAACCACAGTCTAGTTCGACCTCGCTTAACCTGCGTGACCTTGATGCCTTGGCTCGCACTCAAGACAAGAGCATGTGGGAGGTCCTTAAAGAACTAGAAGAGCATTACCTCGAATGA